One Faecalispora anaeroviscerum genomic window carries:
- a CDS encoding lactate dehydrogenase, which translates to MYYYSYKGANLVSLTPLEGFGPPTAPVTEGMLFAPVPGDAVLGRGSFRVGHPGQLLAPHGLEVLDASRLAGAEVDDLTQAAISEGRLTAVNTGHPGWEELLTASPKPGKKRVNLLAIGDVGSTLLTGLKLLGGDVISSIGICDLSDQITARWEFEMGQVALPWDYDALPEVEIVSPDHIFDCDVFVFVASKGIPPVGSQVKDVRMAQFEMNASIVKHYAKMARNAHFQGLWCAVSDPVDPLAKTAYLESNRDESGVWDGKGLRPEQIQGFGLGVMNARAAYYAKRDTRFSSFLSEGRSFGPHGTGLFIANSIPNYDEALSKELTHLTVTANLKMRELGFKPYVAPALSSGALSLLLTLRGEWHCGSVFLDGIYMGVKNRYTPAGIETELLPHIPDALFGHIREAAQHLKEIL; encoded by the coding sequence ATGTATTACTATAGTTACAAAGGCGCTAATCTGGTGTCTCTCACCCCTCTGGAGGGCTTCGGCCCACCCACCGCTCCGGTGACGGAGGGAATGCTCTTTGCTCCGGTTCCCGGGGATGCGGTTTTGGGCCGAGGGTCTTTTCGTGTAGGCCACCCGGGGCAGTTGCTGGCCCCCCATGGGCTGGAGGTACTGGACGCTTCCCGTCTGGCCGGGGCAGAAGTGGATGACCTCACCCAGGCCGCCATCTCCGAAGGCCGGCTCACCGCTGTCAACACGGGCCACCCCGGATGGGAAGAATTGCTCACCGCCTCCCCTAAGCCCGGTAAAAAGCGGGTCAATCTGCTGGCTATCGGGGACGTTGGCTCCACTCTGCTCACCGGGTTAAAGCTGCTTGGCGGGGACGTCATCTCCTCCATCGGCATCTGCGATCTGTCGGATCAGATCACTGCCCGCTGGGAATTTGAGATGGGTCAGGTCGCATTACCCTGGGATTACGATGCCCTGCCCGAGGTGGAGATCGTCTCCCCTGACCACATCTTCGACTGTGATGTGTTTGTCTTTGTGGCTTCGAAAGGCATTCCTCCGGTGGGTTCTCAGGTCAAAGATGTACGCATGGCACAATTTGAGATGAACGCTTCCATCGTGAAGCATTATGCCAAGATGGCCCGGAACGCCCATTTTCAGGGCTTGTGGTGCGCCGTGTCCGACCCGGTGGACCCCCTTGCCAAAACCGCCTATTTGGAGAGCAACCGGGACGAGTCTGGCGTTTGGGACGGAAAGGGCCTTCGCCCCGAACAGATTCAGGGCTTTGGTCTTGGAGTGATGAACGCCCGAGCCGCCTATTATGCCAAGCGGGACACACGGTTCTCCTCCTTTCTGTCTGAGGGACGTTCCTTCGGCCCTCACGGCACTGGCCTTTTCATTGCCAACTCCATTCCAAACTATGACGAAGCGCTGTCTAAGGAGCTGACTCATCTCACCGTTACGGCTAATTTAAAAATGCGTGAGCTGGGCTTTAAACCCTATGTGGCCCCCGCCCTGTCTTCCGGCGCTCTGTCCCTGCTTCTTACCCTGCGGGGGGAGTGGCATTGCGGCTCTGTTTTTCTGGATGGCATTTATATGGGTGTGAAGAACCGCTATACCCCCGCCGGCATTGAAACCGAATTGCTGCCCCATATTCCGGATGCCCTGTTCGGCCATATCCGTGAGGCGGCGCAGCATCTGAAAGAGATTTTATAA
- a CDS encoding cytidyltransferase-related domain protein: MHDKLIRQVNLEITEALASLRLAVLPNRKTTLDQFKNPVWIEGLAALFPLRERLRCTQVLDLCAPVLNQLCPDAPEEGWLRFCYQYICSLMFPENGFAPRAGQYAQGARIYLTILQILLNYERAALPFNSMLDFQFLSEEEYSRCNNAKEYRRLMNAWREEYLYELMRLGMEVTPYQTLSHISGVHYIAMIAARGLKDAGVEVDLSLISGAAAAHDFGKFGCRPGERVPYLHYYYTDQWLLARKMDGISHIASNHSTWDLELESLSVESLLLIYADFRSKQTLDANGNELIVLYPLDKSFQVILSKLDNVDQKKRRRYEFVYGKLRDFEDYMRSLGVDVDLTGNPQPPVPHKDPALMSPEETLNSLILLSVDHNLQLMHMLSDEQKFGNIIEEARSAKSWQQLRAYLNVFEEYFTYLSVRQKTQALSFLYELLVHREGDIRRQAGSLIGQLIARFYLVYRKEIPADAQNDPAEEVPFTLWAQYLDRIIFPDHKTTPQERSHISYALKLVVGAMLDYARPGDVPRFLGALLNYYDKPEEIVPDTAFTLLDAIRSLPPQYYGEETRGKLIDFASYFAASEELRLIIAALEFLREVERSLPRSHPQMARIVQVTRNLESNQLTTVFLQCKILRRAGEDVTALEHTLYQTDITSEVFLDNLKIATPWVVKVAGVELLRDQVEHGLKTHTLHIATHFSNLVKVSERVGVRHAAGSALVRTLPMLRRDQRNEVVVELGKGLEMGQYEISKYIPEYLGKTALYLHPDELDEQVLWLKGLLGSPSNSAVSGALNTIGVLLQYYPAYRERFPESESAYEARRQELLGLLLQGLAHYREEVHQEALLVIGKLLFESPVLDMEEKGWLFSLCYRKLLFLIQEAPGHNSLTFFYRAAALAHINRFIAVRRLDHGPFSFDTPRNIAFFPGTFDPFTLSHKGIVHAIRDMGFEVYLAVDEFSWSKKAQPHLIRRQIVNLSVAGDFHVHLFPDDIPVNIANPANLQRLVELFPKQQVYVVVGSDVVLNASSYRAQPVPYSIHQMNHIIFRRAGEDELPRSLPITGKVIQLQLPPHLEDISSTRIRENVDLNRDISTFTDPVIQDFIYQNGLYLRDFQDKPLLYAGDLEFQWIDTPSPALLCSLTAGYPNGEEVCAAILRRQDRILLLRRTGHQRHLGFVSYRLLTTSQLFAALEDHELANRIRLRSAGNVLFITALSADTSERHKDYGQLLLSELLARALEEECVYAVFRPHDGHMPLTLEDTLSRQGFVSREEDAPIREVDMHAPTVLIQNLETTIQEPLCRNSRVLSSIRRGHEQLQRALTGLYPGSLVLTLSADIIHHRLLEKITAYNNVPSTSTHPRTLGENMCVPFGKLLRGKSVPNTVTKTVHTDRVFSPDLTETTIEAFPYYASIPCQIRTIKSFNRPVILVDDLMHPGLRMGALDPILREEEVPIRMVLVGVLSGYGKDLMHSWDRPIDSVYFLPRLRQWFVESTLYPFIGGNTVRRSGFPVPGLLPGINHILPYAFPSYLSECGRDAVFRLSHTCLEAAHDVISTLEQEYRILYGRNLTLSRLPEAVILPLCPDKGTCLSYDPNLSASVYLENDLEQLLRESQ; encoded by the coding sequence ATGCATGACAAACTGATTCGCCAGGTAAACCTCGAGATTACCGAGGCCCTAGCCTCTCTTCGGCTGGCCGTCCTTCCTAACCGAAAAACCACTCTGGATCAATTTAAAAATCCGGTCTGGATCGAGGGGCTGGCCGCTCTGTTTCCCCTTCGGGAACGGCTCCGTTGCACCCAGGTGCTGGATTTATGTGCGCCGGTGCTCAATCAGTTGTGCCCAGACGCACCGGAGGAAGGATGGCTCCGGTTTTGTTATCAATATATCTGTAGTCTGATGTTCCCTGAAAACGGGTTTGCGCCAAGGGCCGGCCAATATGCTCAAGGGGCCCGTATCTACCTGACCATTCTTCAAATTCTTCTGAATTATGAGCGTGCCGCACTCCCCTTCAACTCAATGCTGGATTTTCAGTTTCTCTCTGAAGAGGAGTACAGCCGCTGCAACAATGCCAAAGAATACCGCCGCCTGATGAATGCCTGGCGGGAAGAATATCTTTACGAGCTGATGCGCCTCGGGATGGAGGTCACGCCCTATCAAACCTTAAGCCATATCTCCGGCGTCCACTACATCGCTATGATCGCCGCCCGTGGACTGAAGGATGCGGGAGTGGAGGTGGACTTGTCCTTGATTTCCGGAGCTGCCGCAGCCCACGACTTTGGAAAATTCGGCTGCCGCCCCGGCGAGCGGGTTCCCTATCTGCACTACTACTACACCGACCAGTGGCTTCTTGCCCGAAAGATGGATGGAATCAGTCACATCGCCTCCAACCACTCCACCTGGGATCTGGAGCTGGAGTCCCTGTCTGTGGAATCCTTGCTTTTAATCTATGCTGATTTCCGCTCCAAGCAAACCTTGGACGCGAACGGTAATGAACTCATTGTTCTTTACCCGCTGGACAAGTCGTTTCAGGTGATATTATCTAAATTGGACAATGTGGACCAGAAAAAACGCAGGCGGTATGAATTCGTCTATGGAAAGCTCCGCGACTTTGAGGACTATATGCGCAGCCTTGGAGTGGATGTGGATCTGACAGGAAATCCGCAGCCTCCCGTTCCTCACAAAGACCCTGCCCTGATGAGCCCGGAGGAGACACTGAACAGCCTGATTCTTTTGTCGGTGGACCACAACCTGCAGCTAATGCATATGCTATCCGACGAGCAAAAGTTCGGCAATATCATCGAGGAAGCCCGTTCTGCCAAAAGCTGGCAGCAGCTGCGGGCTTACCTCAATGTTTTTGAGGAATATTTCACCTATCTGTCCGTGCGGCAGAAGACTCAGGCGCTGTCCTTTCTGTATGAACTGCTGGTTCACCGCGAGGGCGATATCCGACGCCAGGCCGGCAGCCTGATCGGTCAGCTGATCGCCCGGTTTTATCTGGTCTACCGCAAAGAGATTCCCGCCGACGCTCAGAATGACCCCGCAGAAGAAGTCCCTTTCACTCTGTGGGCTCAATATTTGGACAGGATTATTTTTCCGGACCATAAGACCACTCCACAGGAGCGTTCCCATATCAGCTACGCCCTGAAGCTGGTGGTTGGTGCCATGCTGGATTACGCCCGGCCCGGAGATGTGCCCCGCTTTTTAGGCGCTCTGCTGAACTACTATGATAAGCCGGAGGAAATCGTCCCCGATACCGCCTTCACTCTGCTGGACGCCATCCGGTCTTTGCCCCCCCAATATTATGGGGAGGAAACGCGGGGCAAGCTGATTGATTTTGCCTCTTATTTTGCCGCTTCCGAAGAATTGCGGCTAATCATCGCCGCTCTGGAGTTTCTGCGGGAAGTCGAACGTTCCCTTCCCCGCAGCCATCCACAGATGGCTCGTATTGTTCAGGTCACCCGAAATTTGGAATCGAACCAGCTGACTACCGTCTTCCTTCAGTGCAAGATTCTCCGCCGTGCCGGAGAGGATGTTACCGCCCTTGAGCACACCTTGTACCAAACGGATATTACCAGCGAGGTCTTTTTGGACAACTTGAAAATCGCCACCCCCTGGGTAGTCAAGGTGGCCGGTGTTGAGCTTTTGCGGGACCAGGTGGAACACGGTCTGAAAACGCATACCCTTCACATTGCCACCCACTTCTCTAATCTGGTAAAGGTATCTGAACGGGTGGGAGTTCGTCACGCCGCCGGCTCCGCCCTTGTGCGTACTCTGCCAATGCTGCGCCGGGATCAACGCAACGAGGTGGTTGTAGAGCTGGGCAAGGGACTGGAAATGGGTCAGTATGAAATTTCCAAATATATTCCTGAATATTTGGGAAAGACTGCCCTATACCTTCACCCGGACGAACTGGATGAGCAGGTGCTATGGCTGAAGGGGCTGCTTGGTTCCCCCAGCAACTCCGCCGTTTCCGGTGCGCTGAACACCATCGGGGTGCTGCTTCAGTACTATCCCGCCTATCGGGAACGGTTCCCCGAGTCGGAATCTGCCTATGAGGCCCGGCGGCAGGAGTTGCTTGGCCTGTTGCTTCAAGGGCTGGCCCATTATCGGGAGGAGGTGCATCAGGAAGCGTTGCTGGTCATTGGTAAGCTACTGTTCGAATCTCCCGTGTTGGACATGGAAGAAAAAGGGTGGCTGTTTTCCCTGTGTTACCGCAAACTGCTCTTCCTCATTCAGGAGGCACCGGGCCACAATAGCCTGACTTTCTTCTACCGGGCTGCCGCCCTCGCCCATATCAACCGCTTTATTGCTGTGCGGCGGCTGGACCATGGTCCCTTCTCCTTTGACACGCCCCGGAATATTGCTTTTTTCCCCGGTACCTTCGATCCTTTTACCCTGTCTCATAAGGGCATCGTTCACGCGATCCGCGATATGGGGTTTGAAGTCTATCTGGCGGTGGACGAGTTCTCCTGGTCTAAAAAGGCCCAGCCGCATCTGATCCGCCGGCAGATTGTCAACCTGTCAGTGGCGGGGGATTTTCATGTTCACCTGTTCCCGGACGACATTCCGGTCAACATTGCCAACCCTGCCAACCTGCAGCGATTGGTGGAGCTGTTTCCAAAGCAGCAGGTTTATGTAGTAGTGGGAAGCGACGTAGTGCTCAACGCCTCCTCCTACCGGGCTCAGCCGGTTCCTTATTCCATCCACCAGATGAACCATATTATTTTCCGCAGAGCGGGGGAAGACGAGCTGCCCCGCAGTTTGCCTATTACCGGCAAGGTTATCCAGCTTCAGCTGCCTCCTCATCTGGAGGACATCAGCTCAACCCGCATCCGGGAAAACGTGGATCTAAACCGGGATATCTCTACCTTCACTGACCCGGTCATTCAGGACTTTATCTATCAAAACGGCCTATATCTCCGAGACTTTCAGGACAAGCCCCTCCTTTATGCGGGGGATCTGGAATTCCAGTGGATCGATACCCCCTCCCCGGCCCTTCTGTGCAGCCTGACCGCCGGCTATCCAAACGGAGAAGAGGTTTGTGCCGCAATCCTCCGCCGGCAGGACCGCATTCTGCTGCTGCGCCGCACCGGACACCAGCGTCATCTGGGCTTTGTCAGTTATCGCCTGCTGACGACCTCTCAGCTGTTCGCCGCACTGGAGGACCACGAGCTGGCTAACCGGATTCGTCTTCGTTCAGCCGGCAACGTGCTTTTCATCACCGCCCTGAGCGCCGACACCTCTGAACGGCACAAGGATTATGGTCAGCTTCTTCTCAGCGAGCTACTTGCCCGGGCGCTGGAGGAAGAGTGTGTCTACGCTGTTTTTCGTCCCCATGACGGCCACATGCCTCTCACTTTGGAAGACACGCTGTCCCGACAGGGCTTTGTCTCCCGAGAGGAAGACGCCCCGATCCGGGAGGTAGATATGCATGCCCCTACGGTGCTCATTCAAAACCTGGAAACCACGATTCAGGAGCCGTTGTGCCGCAATTCCCGGGTGCTGTCCTCCATTCGCCGGGGTCACGAGCAGCTTCAACGCGCCCTGACCGGGCTGTATCCGGGGTCTTTGGTTCTAACGCTGTCTGCCGACATCATTCACCACCGGCTGCTGGAGAAGATTACCGCCTACAACAACGTGCCTTCCACGTCCACCCATCCGCGAACACTTGGCGAAAATATGTGTGTTCCTTTCGGCAAGCTGCTCCGGGGCAAAAGCGTTCCGAATACAGTGACCAAAACCGTCCACACCGACAGGGTCTTTTCCCCGGACCTGACCGAAACCACCATCGAGGCTTTCCCTTATTACGCCTCCATACCCTGCCAGATTCGCACCATCAAATCCTTTAACCGTCCGGTGATTCTGGTGGACGACCTGATGCACCCCGGCCTCCGTATGGGGGCGCTGGATCCCATTCTTCGAGAGGAGGAGGTTCCCATCCGCATGGTGCTGGTGGGGGTACTGTCGGGCTATGGCAAGGATCTAATGCATTCCTGGGATCGGCCGATAGACAGCGTATACTTCCTGCCCCGGCTGCGGCAGTGGTTTGTGGAATCCACTTTGTATCCCTTCATCGGCGGCAACACCGTCCGGAGGTCCGGCTTCCCGGTTCCCGGCCTGCTGCCCGGTATCAACCACATTCTGCCCTACGCATTCCCCTCCTACCTGTCCGAATGCGGTCGAGATGCGGTGTTCCGTCTGTCCCATACCTGTCTGGAGGCCGCCCACGACGTCATCTCCACCTTAGAGCAGGAATACCGTATTCTCTATGGCCGAAATTTGACTCTGTCCCGACTACCCGAAGCGGTCATCTTACCCCTGTGCCCCGACAAGGGCACTTGCCTGAGCTACGACCCCAACCTGTCCGCCTCCGTGTACTTGGAAAACGATCTGGAGCAGCTGCTGCGTGAATCCCAGTAA
- a CDS encoding sigma factor → MNETDQLAVKAAADVAYLELLVKRNEFFILKCASSSVHRYITKSDDEWAIALHAFSLAVKDYTPERGRFLSFCEMVIRRKMIDYLRTQSKYHEEISVSPTVFDSPPEEEEDDVVLRTEVSQKIAVITDDSIRLEIDAVSKTLTEYGFSFFDLTGNSPKADKTKTACAKAVAYLVKNPILLNNMRESKLLPIKQVSNESGVPRKILERHRKYIIAAAEIITGDYPCLADYMLYIRKELER, encoded by the coding sequence ATGAATGAAACTGATCAACTTGCCGTAAAAGCGGCGGCTGATGTGGCTTATCTGGAGCTGCTGGTGAAACGAAACGAATTTTTCATTTTAAAGTGCGCTTCCTCCTCTGTACATCGCTATATTACAAAAAGTGACGATGAATGGGCAATTGCACTGCATGCTTTTTCACTGGCTGTCAAAGATTATACGCCGGAAAGGGGACGTTTTCTCTCATTTTGTGAAATGGTTATTCGGCGCAAGATGATTGATTACCTGCGGACTCAATCCAAATATCATGAGGAAATATCTGTTAGCCCAACTGTTTTTGATTCCCCACCGGAAGAGGAAGAAGATGATGTTGTACTGCGTACGGAAGTTTCTCAAAAAATTGCGGTCATAACCGATGATTCTATTCGTCTCGAAATTGACGCTGTTTCCAAAACTCTTACCGAATATGGTTTTTCCTTTTTTGATCTTACTGGGAATTCACCAAAAGCGGACAAGACAAAAACGGCCTGTGCTAAAGCAGTAGCATATCTTGTGAAAAATCCGATTCTGCTGAACAATATGCGCGAAAGCAAATTATTACCGATTAAGCAAGTTAGCAACGAAAGCGGGGTACCCCGAAAAATACTCGAACGTCACCGAAAATATATAATAGCCGCCGCAGAGATAATTACCGGTGATTACCCCTGTTTAGCGGACTATATGCTTTACATCAGAAAGGAGCTGGAGCGGTGA
- a CDS encoding anti-sigma factor domain-containing protein gives MKAVILEIKGNEAAALSDDGCILKVKNKKYVIGQVIELENKKRISTRFVIWAATAAAAVGVFGTGAWAYYTPYTYVSLDVNPSIEYTVNRFDRVLSATAVNTDAENILKDLELTNQPIDTAVKETVDEISKNGYFEGTDPGAIMISTSSDNEQDAQQMADELKTTAETETKDAAVPVEVEAVSVGAARVQQARTLGTTPGKLNLVEKLQASSSTPDSIDVQEWLNRPVKEIMKAIKQNRKDAGNVSSEPSDSSSSSEASSQSSESSTPSVTSGEASSQSSESSAPSVTSSKASSESSAKAAKAQAKAASKNNGQAKTSTSSVISSSAPESSASESSDVSSQQNGKSAQAQQKPKNDNNGKGKK, from the coding sequence GTGAAAGCGGTTATTTTAGAAATAAAAGGAAATGAAGCTGCAGCTCTGTCCGATGATGGTTGCATATTGAAAGTGAAAAACAAAAAATATGTGATTGGACAGGTGATCGAGTTGGAAAACAAAAAAAGAATTTCTACCCGCTTCGTAATATGGGCGGCAACGGCAGCCGCTGCTGTTGGAGTATTTGGTACAGGCGCGTGGGCTTATTATACTCCTTATACTTATGTAAGCCTTGATGTGAATCCTTCTATTGAATATACCGTCAACCGTTTTGATCGCGTATTAAGTGCAACAGCGGTGAATACGGACGCTGAAAATATTTTGAAGGATTTAGAACTTACCAATCAGCCGATTGATACAGCGGTAAAAGAAACCGTAGATGAAATTTCAAAAAATGGTTACTTTGAGGGGACAGACCCCGGTGCAATTATGATTTCAACCTCCAGTGATAATGAACAGGATGCTCAGCAAATGGCGGATGAGTTGAAAACTACAGCGGAAACAGAGACAAAAGATGCAGCTGTTCCCGTTGAAGTGGAGGCAGTCAGCGTTGGGGCGGCCCGTGTACAGCAGGCCCGCACATTAGGTACAACGCCCGGTAAGCTGAATCTGGTAGAAAAGCTTCAGGCCAGTTCCTCAACGCCAGACAGCATTGATGTGCAGGAATGGCTGAACAGGCCTGTAAAAGAAATTATGAAAGCGATTAAGCAAAATCGAAAAGACGCGGGTAACGTGTCCTCTGAACCTTCCGACAGTTCTTCTTCCAGTGAAGCTTCTTCGCAAAGCAGCGAATCTTCCACACCTTCTGTTACCTCCGGAGAAGCTTCTTCGCAAAGCAGCGAATCTTCCGCACCCTCTGTTACCTCCAGTAAAGCTTCTTCGGAAAGCTCAGCAAAGGCAGCCAAGGCACAAGCGAAAGCAGCATCAAAAAATAATGGTCAGGCAAAAACCTCAACTTCTTCCGTAATCTCTTCCTCTGCTCCCGAAAGTTCCGCATCAGAATCTAGCGATGTTTCTTCTCAGCAGAACGGTAAATCTGCGCAGGCACAGCAGAAACCGAAGAATGATAATAACGGCAAGGGGAAAAAGTAA
- a CDS encoding methyltransferase family protein gives MNGFLTVIPLILIRFGLLSMLNKEALTRAAFFAPLIGKEKAAYWFYQISNVLFFVYLCFLKITTDPNWLYTGLVIYGLGVLLCLGSVSNFARPAENGINVKGLYRVSRNPMYVAYFIYFLGCVLLTRSLILLALLIVFQLSAHWIILSEERWCKKEFGEEYISYMKKVRRYI, from the coding sequence ATGAATGGATTTCTAACCGTAATACCGCTCATACTTATTAGGTTCGGGCTTTTAAGCATGTTAAATAAAGAAGCGTTAACACGTGCTGCCTTCTTTGCTCCGCTGATTGGAAAAGAAAAAGCGGCGTACTGGTTTTATCAAATTTCAAACGTTCTGTTTTTTGTATACCTGTGCTTCCTCAAGATTACAACTGATCCGAACTGGCTTTATACAGGCTTGGTGATATATGGCTTAGGAGTGTTGTTGTGTCTTGGGTCCGTATCGAATTTTGCAAGGCCCGCTGAGAATGGTATTAATGTTAAAGGGCTCTACCGGGTTTCCCGCAATCCGATGTATGTGGCATACTTTATTTATTTTTTAGGTTGTGTATTACTTACACGGTCGTTGATATTGCTTGCGTTACTAATCGTCTTTCAATTATCAGCACATTGGATTATCCTGTCGGAAGAAAGATGGTGTAAAAAAGAGTTTGGGGAAGAGTACATAAGTTATATGAAAAAAGTAAGGCGTTATATTTAG
- a CDS encoding pyridoxamine 5'-phosphate oxidase family protein, whose product MNYDEAAAYWDERETETIRMEPTELLEAIEKFIVEHNTCALATGCGAFVRCTPIEYCYKDKNFWILSEGGLKFHALKGNQNVSLAIFDSFTGFNHLGGLQVTGTAEVIEPWSAEYMNWLTYKKISSEKLKKLPSTLYLIKIIPTRMDFLCSEFKQLGFDYRQHIIL is encoded by the coding sequence ATGAATTATGATGAAGCGGCTGCCTATTGGGATGAAAGAGAAACAGAAACCATACGAATGGAACCAACTGAACTACTGGAAGCAATAGAAAAATTCATCGTTGAGCATAATACCTGTGCCTTGGCTACTGGTTGCGGAGCTTTTGTCCGCTGCACACCAATTGAATATTGCTATAAAGACAAAAACTTTTGGATTTTGTCTGAGGGTGGACTTAAATTTCATGCTCTAAAGGGGAATCAAAATGTAAGTCTTGCCATTTTTGACAGCTTTACTGGTTTTAATCATTTGGGAGGATTACAAGTTACCGGTACAGCAGAAGTGATAGAACCATGGTCGGCAGAATATATGAACTGGCTGACATACAAAAAAATTTCTTCTGAAAAGCTAAAAAAATTACCATCCACACTCTATCTGATTAAAATTATCCCCACTCGCATGGATTTTTTATGTTCCGAATTCAAACAGTTGGGTTTTGATTATCGGCAGCATATTATATTATAG
- the rsmH gene encoding 16S rRNA (cytosine(1402)-N(4))-methyltransferase RsmH: MDNTEQKHQRRVRYKGTHPRNFREKYKELQPEKYADTVAKIIQKGNTPAGMHISICVKEILEFLQIKPGQTGLDATLGYGGHTLEMLKCLESKGHLYALDVDPIELSKTRERLQHLGYGSDVFTTRELNFANIDQVAAEAGPFNFVLADLGLSSMQIDNPDRGFSYKKEGPLDLRLNPEKGISGAERLRNMTQEELEGMLIENADEPYAARISSAIVSKMKKGVDISTTTQLRQIIEDALQFIPADQRKEAVRKSCQRTFQALRIDVNSEFEVLYEFLEKLPNALAKGGRVAILSFHSGEDRLVKKSFKALLREGVYSEISTEVIRPSIEECNRNSRARSAKLRWAIKA, encoded by the coding sequence ATGGATAATACAGAGCAGAAACACCAACGGCGTGTTCGATACAAGGGGACACACCCAAGGAACTTTCGAGAAAAATACAAGGAACTTCAACCGGAAAAATATGCGGATACGGTAGCGAAGATCATTCAAAAGGGCAATACGCCTGCCGGTATGCATATCTCGATATGTGTCAAAGAAATATTAGAATTTTTGCAGATTAAACCAGGACAAACTGGTTTGGATGCAACCCTGGGATACGGCGGTCATACATTAGAAATGCTAAAATGTTTAGAATCCAAGGGCCATTTGTATGCCCTTGATGTAGATCCCATTGAATTATCGAAAACCAGAGAGCGCTTACAGCATTTAGGGTATGGTTCGGATGTGTTCACTACAAGGGAGCTGAACTTTGCCAATATCGATCAAGTTGCCGCTGAGGCAGGCCCGTTTAATTTTGTGTTAGCAGATTTAGGCCTGTCTTCCATGCAGATAGATAATCCTGACCGAGGGTTTTCCTATAAAAAAGAGGGGCCGTTGGATTTACGATTGAATCCGGAAAAAGGAATCTCCGGCGCTGAGCGTTTGCGCAATATGACGCAAGAAGAGTTGGAAGGAATGCTGATTGAAAATGCGGATGAACCATATGCCGCACGGATCTCTAGTGCAATTGTTTCTAAAATGAAAAAAGGTGTTGATATTTCTACGACTACGCAGCTCCGACAAATTATTGAAGATGCTCTTCAGTTTATTCCGGCAGATCAGCGCAAAGAAGCGGTTCGAAAGTCCTGTCAAAGAACCTTCCAGGCGTTGCGTATCGATGTGAATAGTGAATTTGAGGTATTATACGAATTTTTAGAAAAACTTCCGAATGCCCTTGCAAAAGGCGGTCGCGTTGCCATACTGTCTTTCCATTCAGGTGAAGATAGATTGGTCAAAAAGTCTTTTAAGGCTTTGTTGCGGGAAGGGGTTTACAGTGAGATTTCAACCGAGGTCATTCGGCCCTCAATAGAAGAATGCAATAGGAATAGTCGCGCCCGCTCCGCAAAATTGAGATGGGCGATAAAGGCTTAG